In Streptomyces sp. 71268, the DNA window TCATGCCCCGCAGCTCCTCGATGAGTTCTCGCGGAACGTCGTAGCCCTCGCGGAAACCCGTGCTCGCGAACTGGCGTATCCGCTCGTCGGTCGGTGGCCAGCGCGCGGGGTCGAGCACGGTGGTCCGCGGTGCGATGAAGGCGTCCATGCTGGGGCCGGTGTTGATGAGCGCGAGCGCGGTCACCAGGTCGCTCCGTTGCTCGGCGAGAGCGGTGACGGCGTAGCCGCCGCTGGAGTGGCCGACGGCCACGACGTGCTCGACGCCGAGCCGGTCCAGCGCCGTGCCGAGCGTGCGCGCCTGCTCGGGGGTCTCGTAGCCACGGTCGTCGACCGGCGCGGCCGAGCGGCCGTGCCCCAGCAGGTCGACGCGGATGACGTGATGGGAAGCGGCCAGCAGCGGCACCAGCGCGCCCCACGAGCGGCCGGAGGTGGCGGAACCGTGGACCAGCAGGAGCGCGGGGGCGTCACGGGGGCCGTCCCGCCGGACGTGGACGTCGCCGTGTTCCAGGCGGAGGGTCGAGCCGGCGCCGGCGCCGGCGCCGCCACGCGCCTCGGGGTGTTCGTCGGATGGCGTCATGCGCCCACTGTCACCTCCGGTACGCGCCGCCGGCTTGGACGAATGTTCCCTCCGGCCACCGCCGCCGCGGGCCACCATGGCTGACCGGGGCGAGCCCGCCGCCTGGGACGTCGCCCGCCCGTCGCGCCCGAGCCGGGTGGCCGGGGCTGACATGGCCGGGTTCCGGGTCCCGAACCTGGCGGCCGGCGGCCTGCGAGTGGTCCCGCATCCGGCCGTGATGCTCGTCCTGGAGTTCGGCACGGGCGCGCCCACCGTGGCCGACGGCACCGGGCGGCACCACCGGGGAAGCCTCGTCGCCGGGCCCGGGTTCGGCTCCGGGGGCGGGGTCCGGGCGTGGGGCGAGCACGTCGAGTGCGTACAGGTCCGGCTGTCCCCCGTGCTCGCGCGCCGGGTGCTGGGCGTTTGCCCGGCCGATCTGACCGGTACGGCGATACCGCTCGACGAGCTGTGGGGCGGGCAGGTGGCACGGTTGCGCGAGCGACTGGGCGAGAGCCCCTCGTGGCGGGACCGTTTCGCGCTGATCGACGCGCTGCTCGCCCGCCGGTGCGCGGCGCGACCGCCGGCGGACCCGGCGGTGGCCTGGGCCTGGGACCAGATCCTCACCAGCGGCGGTCGCGTCCGCGTCGACGGCCTGGCGGCCGAGCTCGGCTGGAGCCGCAAGCGCCTGTGGTCCCGCTTCCAGGCGCACCTGGGCATGGCGCCCAAGCACGCCGCGAAGCTGGTCCGCTTCGACCACGCGGTGCACCGCATGGTCGCGGGGCACGGCGCGGCCCGCGTGGCGGCGGACAGCGGTTACTGCGACCAGTCCCACCTGCACCGGGACGTCAGGGCCTTCACCGGCGCCACGCCGGCGGCCGTGGTGGACGAGCCGTTCCTGACGGTGGACGCCCGCGCCTGGCCGACCGGACCGCCGGTTCGAAGGGGCCCGGAACAGCGACGCTGAACAGCGCCGACCGACGCGCGGGCGGCGTCCGCCGTACCCGCCCTGCGGGCCCCGATCGGGCTGTCAGGGTGACACGGATGCGGATACCTCTGGTGACAGCGGGTGCATCCGTGTAGCGTCTGCTCAAGCTGTCATGGTTCGGAAGTACCCCTTCGCCCACGTCCTTGGCGTGGGCGTTCTGCTGTGTTGTGCCGCAGGAACCAGGGCGATCACCTCCGTCCCCCGCACCTCGCGGGGAGACGCACATCGGCTGGAAGGCATGAGACATGGCTACAGGAACTGTGAAGTGGTTCAACGCTGAAAAGGGCTTCGGCTTCATCGCCCAGGACGGCGGCGGCCCCGACGTGTTCGCGCACTACTCCGCGATCAACGCCACGGGCTTCCGCGAGCTCCAGGAAGGCCAGGCCGTGACGTTCGACGTCACCCAGGGCCAGAAGGGCCCGCAGGCCGAGAACATCAACGTCGCCTGACGACCCTCGCCCACGCCCGGAGCCGTACGACCGCCCCGGGCAGACCCGGCCGCCCGACGGGGCACCGCGCCAGCGGGGCCCATCTTCCGACGACGACGTCTTTCGACTACCACGTCTCGGAGACTGACGGCCGGGTCGTGGGCGGCACCTGATCAGGGCCGTGCGGCACACTGTGCCGCGCGGCCCTGTTCCGCGTTCGTACGCGGGCACAGGGTAGTTCCCGGGAAGCCGCCCCTCCCCATCCCGTGGGGCGCGCCGCGCCCCGCCACCACCACGCGCTCCGCCCCCTTCACCAGTTGGGGCGGCGCCGTCCCTAACCCCGGTACGCCTCCAACAACCGCAACCACACCTCACTGATCGTCGGATAGGCCGGCACCGCGTGCCAGAGGCGGTCGATGGGGATCTCGGCCACCACGGCCAGGGTCGCGGAGTGCAGGAGTTCGCCGACGGCGGGGCCGGCGAAGGTGGCGCCGATCAGGTGGTCGCGGTCCAGGTCGACGACGATGCGGGCCTGGCCGCGGTAGCCGTCCACGTACAGGCTGGCGCCCGCCACCTGGCCCAGGTCCTGGTCGATGACGCGTACCCGGCGGCCCGCGCGCTCCGCCTCGGCGGCGGTCAGGCCGACCGCCGCCACCTCGGGGTCGGTGAACACCACCTGCGGGGCGCCCGCGCGGTCGGCGGTGGCGGCGTGCGCGCCCCACGGGTCGGTCTCCAGGAGCGGCAGGCCCTGCGCCCGGGCGGCGATGACGGCGCCCGCGACGCGCGCCTGGTACTTGCCCTGGTGGGTGAGGAGCGCCCGGTGGTTGGCGTCGCCCACCGCGTACAGCCAGCCGCCCGCCACGTCCCGCACCTGACAGGTGTCGTCCACGTCGAGCCACGCGCCGGGGGTCAGTCCGACCGTCTCCAGGCCGATGTCGTCGGTGCGCGGTGCCCGGCCGGTGGCGAAGAGGACCTCGTCCGCTTCGAGGGTGCCGCCCGCGTTCGCCCCGTCGCCGGAGAGGGTGAGCGTGACGGGTCCGGTCGGGTCGGGGCGCCGTACCTCCGTCACCGACGTGCCGGTGCGGAGGTCCACGCCGGCCTCGGTGAGCGCTGCGGCGACCAGTTCGCCGGCGAACGGCTCCATCCGGGGCAGCAGGCCCTGGCCACGGACCAGCAGGGTCACCTCGGCGCCGAGCGCCCGCCAGGCGGTGGCCATCTCGACGGCCACGACGCCGCCGCCCACCACGGCGAGCCGCCCCGGGACGCTGGCGGCGCTGGTGGCCTCGCGGCTCGTCCACGGCCGCGCGTCGGCGAGACCCGGCAGGTCGGGCAGGGCGGCGCGGCTGCCGGTGCAGACCGCGACGGCGTGGCGCGCGGTGAGCGTGCGCTGTCGGCCGTCCGGCTCGGTCACCGTGACCCGCCGGGGTCCGTTGAGGCGCCCGTGGCCGCGCACCAGGTCGATGCCCGCCGAGTCCAGCCACTGGGCCTGGCCGTCGTCCTTCCAGTGCGAGGCGAACGCGTCGCGGTGGGCCAGCACGGCCGGCGCGTCCAGCGGCCCGGTCACGGCCTGCCGCAGGCCCGGCGTGCGCCGGGCGTCGGCCCGCGCGAGCACCGGGCGCAGCAGTGCCTTGCTGGGCATGCAGGCCCAGTACGAGCACTCGCCACCGATCAGTTCGCTCTCCACGACGACGGCGGACAGACCCTGCGCGTGCGCCCGGTCGGCCAGGTTCTCGCCGACCGGGCCGGCGCCCAGGACGATGACGTCGTACGTATCCATGGCGGCGTCCATCACAACCCGCTCTCTCTGTGGCGACGGGGACCCCACGGTCCTCGGCAACGGCTCGGCTACGGCGTCGACCGGGGCCTCGGCCACGGTCACGCCATCGGCGACGCGGCCCGGTCCGGCGCGGGTTCGGCGCGGCTCGGTGCGAGCTGGTCGATCCGCTGTCGGCTGGCCCGGGTCGCGCCCTCCGCAAGGCTCCATCCTTACCCCGGCGCCCGGGGCGAGCCACCCGGCGGAGCGGAACGGGCAACGGGTCGCGGTGTCGGGCGCCCGGCCGGGCGTACGCCGGGCCGGGGCGACCCGGTCGGGCGGGCCCCGGGGCGTGGCGCGCGGGGGCCGGGCCCGGGCGGGCCCGACCCCGTGGCGCCGGACGCCCGGCGGGTTACGGCTTGCGCTGCACGCCCCGCTTGCGTTCGATCATGTGCCGGCCGAGCGCCTGCCGTTGCTTCCATTCGCGCCGCATCTCGGCCCGCATCCGGGCGTCGGTGCGGGCGGCGATGCGCTCGTTCTCACGCAGCAGCTTGCGGTAGCTGTCCAGCCGGCGCTGCTGGAGCGAGCCGTCCTCGACGGCGGCGAGGACCGCGCAGTGCGGCTCCGCCTGGTGGGCGCAGTCGTGGAACCTGCACTCCCCGGCCAGCGCCTCGATCTCGGAGAACACGCGGGCCACGCCGTCCTCCGCGTCCCACAGCCCGACGCCGCGCAGCCCGGGGGTGTCGATGAGCACCCCGCCCCAGGGCAGTGCGAGCAGGTTGCGGGTGGTGGTGGTGTGCCGGCCCTTGCCGTCCATGTCCCGGGTGGCCTGGACCTCCTGGGCCTCGTCGCCGACGAGCGCGTTGGCCAGCGTGGACTTGCCGGCGCCGGACTGGCCGAGCAGGACGGCCGTGCCACCGGCGAGCGAGGCGGCGAGGATGTCCAAGCCGTCGCCGGTGGTCGCGCTGACCGCGATGACCTGCACGCCGGGCGCGGTGTTCTCACAGTCGGCGACCAGGTGGCCGAGCGTGGCCGCGTCGTCCACCAGGTCCGCCTTGGTCAGCACGACCAGCGGCGTCGCCCCGCTCTCCCAGGCCAGGGCCAGGAACCGTTCCACCCGCCCGAGGTCGAGTTCGACCGCGAGCGAGACGGCGATCAGGGCGTGGTCGACGTTGGCGGCCAGGATCTGGCCCTCGGACCGCTGTGACGAGGTGGAGCGCACGAAGGCGGTACGGCGCGGCAGCAGCGTCCGCACGTACCGCGGGTCGCGGCCCTCGGGGTCGAGCGCGACCCAGTCGCCCGTGCACACCACCCGCAGCGGGTCGTGCGGCGTGACGTACTCGGTGTCCGCGCGGACCACGCCGTACGGGGTGACGCTGTCGCACTGACCACGGTCGACCCGCACCAGGCGCCCGGGCACCAGCCCCTGCGCGGCGTACGGGGCGAACTCGGCCTCCCAGTCCGCGTCCCAGCCGTACGGGGCGAGCGGGTGCGCGGCGGAGGAACCGGATGAACCAGCGGAATCAGCGGAACCGGTGGAGAGAAGAGAAGAAGAAAGGGAGGAGCGAGAGGAAGAGGATGACACTGGGTGACCCTTCGGGAGGGTCCCCGGCCGGGCGCGACGACGCGCGGTGAAGAGAGGATCAGCCGGGGACCACGGAGGTGGACTTGATGAACTCGCGGAAGCGGGCAGCGCCCAGCGCAACGACAGCCATCGGTCGACACCTCCTTGTCACACACGGTCTGACTTCGGCGGCTTGCTGCCGCCGAAGGGGAACAGCGAGCACTCTAGCCCCGGACCGCGCGGCCCGGCCACCGCTTTTTCACGGGCCGTCACGTGGGACCTTTCGTGGGCCGTTTGGCGGGTGGTCGCCGGTGGTCGCGGGTGTCGGTCGCGAGCGTCGGTCGCGAAAGCGGATTGACCGATTCGGTGAATTGCGAAACTTCGCAATTCGTTGGATGGTGTGCGGGCGGCGCGCAGGGGCGCCCGCGCTCAGCAGCCTGTCGCCGCGCCGGCCGTCGTCCGGCCCGTGGCCGGGCGCACCCGGCCCGGCCGGAGTGCGGGGAAGTCGAGGTCGAGGGGTCGTGTCGGTTCCGCTGTACCAGGCGAAGGCCGAGTCCTTCCGCGTGCTGGGCCGCCCCGCGCGGACACGCGTACCGGAGCTGTTGCGGGCGGGGCCGCTGCCCGTGCGGGAGTCGCGGACCGCGACGGAGGTGCCCCGGTCCCCGCTGTCGGTGGCCGGCTCACGGCGCGCGGAGTGGCCGTGATCGGACTCGCCGGGCTGACCGAACTCGCCGCCCTGCCCTACCAGCACCTGTTGACCCTGCCCACGATGCCGTCCGCCGTGCGGGTGGCCCGCGAGACGGCCGAGCTGGCGCTGGCCGAATGGGGCATCAGCGCCGCCGTGCGACACCCGGTCACCGACCCGGCCCTGCTGATCCTGAGCGAGCTGGTGACCAACAGCGTCCGGCACGCCTCCGCGCTCTCCGCCCAGATCACCATCATGTACGGGGCGAGCCGGGACACCTTCGCCTTCGGGGTGCACGACCGCCACCCGTACCAGCCGCCGCTGTACGGCGCGATGACCGGCGGCGGCAGTGGGCTCGCCACCGTCGTGCAGCTCACGCTCGAACTGGCCGGCACGGCGGGCGTACGGCAGGACGCCGACGGCGGCGGCAAGAGCATCTGGGTCACCCTGCCCCTGTGACCCGTGGCCGGTGGGGCCGGGCCCGGGTCGATCTCCCGGGCCCGCGCGGGTGAGGATGGCCGCATGCTGAGGAATGTTGGGCGGATGCGTCGCGTGGGGCTCGTGCGGCCCCGGCATCGGTGGGCGGGCGAGCGCGGGCGGAATGGGAGGCCGGTTCGATGAGCACGCCGCTGTACCAACTCAAGGCCGAGTTCTTCAAGACGCTCGGGCACCCGGTCCGCATCCGCGTGCTGGAGCTGCTGAGCCAGCGTGAGCACGCGGTCGCCGAGCTGCTGCCCGAGGTGGGGGTCGGGCCCGCGCACCTGTCGCAGCAGCTCGCCGTGTTGCGGCGGGCGAACCTGGTCGCGCCCCGCAGGGAGGGCTCGACCGTCTACTACGCGCTGACCAGCCCCCGCGTCGCCGAACTGCTGGCGACGGCCCGCACCATCCTCACCGGCGTCCTCGCCAACCAGGCCGAACTGCTCGCCGACCTCCAGGCCGCGACGGGCCAAGCCGAGCCGCCTCCCTGAGCAACCGCTCTACGGCCCGGCGCGGTGTCGGCCGCGCACCGAACCCGTCGGGCGGCCTCGCTCCGGGGCGGGGCCCCGCGACTCGGCGTCCGCGGGCCGGGGGCCCTCGCCCGAGCCGTACGCGCTCGGGGGGAAGGGGCCCGGCGGGTAGCTGGGGCGGGGCGGGTAGTGCGGGTCGGGCGCCGGGGCCGGTGCGTGCTCGGGGTCCCGAGGCGGCCTCGCCGCCTCGCGCGCGGCCTCGTCCGGGCGTGCGGTGGGCCGCTGGCGCGCGGTGTCGCCCTCCTGGGTGCGCTCGCGCCAGGCGTGCAGTCGCGACCTGACGTCCTCGGGGGGCAGGAACTGGGCCCAGCGCTCGGGGAACTCCGACGGCGGCTCGGCGTCCGCCCCGTCCCCGTCGCCGTCGCCCGCCATGGCCGCCGCCTCGGCGTAGGCGCGGGCCGCCGCCCGGCGCCGCTCGCGCTCGCGCTCCTCGCGGGCCGCCGCCGTGGCGACCGAGGGCCAGACCCGGTCGAGGGAGGCGTTGACCGCGGCGCCGACCAGGACCGCGAACGCGGACACTCCGATCCACAGCAGCACCGCCACCGGCGCCGCGAGGGAGCCGTAGATGGTGGGGCCCTCGACCGTCTGGGTCAGGTAGATGCGGAGCAGGAAGCTGCCGAGTACCCACATGGTCAGGGCGATCAGCGCGCCCGGGATGTCCTCCCGCCAGGGCGAGCGCACGGGCACCGAGACGTGGTAGAGCGTGGTGAGGAAGGCGACGGAGAGCAGGATGACCACGGGCCAGTACAGGACGCGTACGGTGTCCGCGCTGCGCGGGAAGATCTGCACCACCGCGTCGGGCCCGACCACCATCAGCGGCAGCGCCACCGCCCCCACGAGCAGGGCGACCAGGTAGAGCAGGAAGGCCAGCAGTCGCGTCTTGACGATGCCGCGGTGGCCTTCGAGCCCGTACATGATCGTGATGGTGTCGACGAAGACGTTCACCGCGCGCGAGCCGGACCACAGGGCGATGGCGAAGCCGAGCGAGATCACGTCGGGTCTGCCGCCCTCGATGACGTCGTCGAGCAGGGGCCGGGCGATGTCGCTCACGCCCTTGTCGGAGAGGACGGTGCCCGAGGCGTCGAGGATGTTGTCCCGTATGGTCGCGACGGTTTCGGTGTTGGTCCAGGCGTCGAGGTAACCGAGCAGCCCGATGAGGCCGAGCAGCAGCGGCGGCAGCGAGAGCAGCGTGAAGAACGCCGCCTCGGCCGCGAGGCCGGTGACCCGGTATTCCATGCAGGAGTTGACGGTGTCCTTCAGGAGCAGCCACGCCATCTTGCGCTTGGACACATGCTGCGACAGGGCGCGTGCCCTGTGCAGTCGACCGGTCGGTCGACTGGGGGTTTCGTTCGCTGGCTGCACCTTCTCACCGTATCTGTCCTTTCGACCCTGGCCTGCCGGATGACCTGGGCCGATCGCCGGCGGGGCGGGGCCGCGTGGTTGGCTGCCGGCATGACCACCACCGTGACCACCTGGTATCTGGAACAGACCGCTCCCACCGACCTCTCCCCCGCGTCCCCGCCGCCCCCCGACGCCGGGGTGCGGATCACGCGCGCCGAGGTGCCGAGCCCCGAGTTCAGCCGCTTCCTGTACGCCTCCGTCGGCGGGGACATCGCCTGGATCGACCGGCTGGCGTGGACGTACGAACAGTGGCGGCGGGCGCTGGCCCGCCCCGGCGTGGAGACCTGGGTGGCGTACGAGCACGGCACGCCGGCCGGGTACGTCGAGTTGGCGGCGAACGCGGAAGGTTCCGCCGGCTCTTCCGGCTCCGCCGGCTCCTCCGACTCTTCCGGTTCTTCCGCCTCCCCGGGCTCCGTGGAGATCGCCTACTTCGGGCTGCTGCCGGCCTTTCGGGGGCGGCGCATCGGCGGGCACCTGCTGTCGGTCGGGGTTCAGCGGGCGTGGGACCTCGGCGAGCGGTGGCCGGATCTGCCCGCCACCCGACGGGTGTGGTTGCACACCTGCTCCAAGGACGGGGAGCACGCGCTCGGCAACTACCAAAAGCGCGGCTTCAGCGTCTACCGGACGACGACCGACGAGGAGCCGGAGCCGGTCAATCCGGGGCCGTGGCCCGGCGCGTACACGGCTCCCACCAGCGCCTAAGGCGAGTCCGTGGGGGCGCGAAGCGAACCCCGTTCACTCGTGTGAGCGACCCCACAGTATCCCACTTGGCGAGACTCCATCGCCCACATAATGGACAATGCTGGACGGTCAACAAAGGCCCGTGCCAGGCTTCCGTCATGTCTAGAGCTGGAATCGCCTTGGTGAGTCGACGACACGTCGACCTCGGACGCATGTCCAGCGCCATCTGTTCGGCGGGCTGACAGCACAGCACCACCGCGTTTTCGCCGTCCTCGCCGCCGCGGACGTGCGTCTTCCGTTGATCTCACGACACCCCGCCCCGGCCCGTCACGGGCCGCCACGCGCCCGCTCGCGCGCGGATCGGCGAGGTACCGCCGGCCCAGCCCGCTAGGTTGCGGCGCCCTACCGCGCAGCCGAGAGTTTCAGCGCAGCCCCGCTTTCCCCCTGGCTGAGCCCATGCCCGCGCTCAGTCACGTCGCCATCCGCCACGCTCGCCGCACGCCGTCCCGCACGGCCTCAAGCCGCCCCGAAGGACATATCGCCATGGCCGCCAATTCGGAACGCCCGCAGTCTCCGGCCCCGGGCGCCCCCGCCGCCGCGCCCCGCCGCAAGGCAGGTCGCCACCGTGGCGAGGGCCAGTGGGCCATGGGGCACTTCACTCCGCTCAACGGCAACGAGCAGGTCAAGAAGGACGACAACGGTCTCAATGTGCGGACACGCATTGAGACGATTTACTCCAAGACCGGTTTCGACACCATCGACCCGGCCGATCTGCGCGGCCGGATGCGCTGGTGGGGCCTGTACACCCAGCGCAAGCCTGGCATCGACGGCGGCAAGACCGCCGTCCTGGAGCCGGAGGAGCTGGACGACAGCTACTTCATGATGCGGGTGCGCATCGACGGCGGGCGGCTGACGACCGAGCAACTGCGGGTGATCGGCGAGATATCGCAGGAGTTCGCGCGTGGCACCGCGGACATCACCGACCGGCAGAACATCCAGTTCCACTGGATCAGGATCGAGGACGTGCCCGAGATCTGGCGCCGCCTTGAGGCCGTCGGACTGTCGTCCACCGAGGCGTGCGGCGACACCCCGCGTACCATCCTCGGCTCCCCGGTCGCCGGCATCGCCGAGGACGAGATCATCGACGGCAGTTGGGCCATCGACGAGATCCACCGCCGGTACATCGGCGACCCGGCGTACTCGAACCTGCCGCGCAAGTTCAAGACCGCGGTCTCCGGCTCGCCGCTGCTCGACGTGGTGCACGAGATCAACGACGTCGCGTTCGTCGGCGTCCGCCACCCCGAGCACGGGCCCGGCTTCGACGTGTGGGTGGGCGGCGGGCTGTCCACCAACCCCAAGCTCGGCGTGCGGCTGGGCGCCTGGGTCCCGCTGGAGGAGGTGCCGGACGTCTTCGGCGGCGTCATCTCCATCTTCCGCGACTACGGCTACCGCCGGCTGCGCAACCGCGCCCGGCTGAAGTACCTGTTGGCCGACTGGGGCGCGGAGAAGTTCCGGCAGGTGCTTGAGGACGAGTACCTCAAGCGCAAGCTCACCGACGGGCCCGGGCCCGAGCAGCCCGTCGAGCGCTGGCGCGACCACGTGGGCGTGCACCGGCAGCGGGACGGCCGGTACTACGTCGGTTTCGCGCCGCGGGTGGGCCGCGTGGACGGTGCGACGCTCACGAAGATCTCCGAGCTGGCGCAGGAGCACGGCTCGGGGCGCCTGCGGACCACCGCCGAGCAGAAAATGATCATCCTCGACGTGGCGTCGGACCGGGTGGACTCGCTGGTCGCGGGCCTGGAGGCGCTGGAGCTCCAGGTGAACCCGTCGACGTTCCGGCGCGGCACCATGGCGTGCACCGGCATCGAGTTCTGCAAGCTGGCCATCGTCGAGACCAAGGCGCGCGGCGCGGCCCTGATCGACGAGTTGGAGCGGCGCCTGCCCGACTTCGACGAGCCGCTCACCATCAACATCAACGGCTGCCCCAACGCCTGCGCCCGCATCCAGGTCGCCGACATCGGGCTCAAGGGCCAGTTGGTCACGGACGGCGACGGCAACCAGGTCGAGGGCTATCAGGTGCACCTCGGCGGCGCGCTCGGGCTCGAGGCCGGGTTCGGTCGCAAGGTCCGCGGCCTCAAGGTCACCTCGGCCGAACTCCCGGACTACGTCGAGCGGTTGCTGACCCGGTTCCAGGACCAGCGGACCGAGGGGGAGCGGTTCGCCCAGTGGGTCGGCCGCGCGGCCGAAGGAGACCTGTCGTGAGCGAGCGGACCGCGCCATTCTACTGTCCGTACTGCGGCGAGGAGGACCTCCGTCCGTCCGAGGAGGGCCACGGCGCCTGGGAATGTGCCTCCTGCAACCGTGCGTTCCGACTGTCGTTCCTAGGACTGCTAGCTGCCGGTCTGCGGCGCGATGACGCCGGGACCGGCGAGAGGGGTGGTCGTCATGACGACGACTGAGCACCGCACGGCGGGCGCGCTACAGGAGTTGGCCGAGCGGGCGGGCCGCGAACTGGAGGACGCGTCGGCGCTGGAGATCCTGCGCTGGGGCGTCGAGACGTTCGGTGCGCGCTTCTGCGTGACCTCCTCGATGGAGGACGCCGTG includes these proteins:
- a CDS encoding alpha/beta hydrolase, which gives rise to MTPSDEHPEARGGAGAGAGSTLRLEHGDVHVRRDGPRDAPALLLVHGSATSGRSWGALVPLLAASHHVIRVDLLGHGRSAAPVDDRGYETPEQARTLGTALDRLGVEHVVAVGHSSGGYAVTALAEQRSDLVTALALINTGPSMDAFIAPRTTVLDPARWPPTDERIRQFASTGFREGYDVPRELIEELRGMTYQAVTAAARAASAYLGQRALPARLTAVGKPLQVIFGDQDRRWRPSSAADYRAVPGARVDVLTGAGHTPILEEPSRTAALLLAFAALHAT
- a CDS encoding helix-turn-helix domain-containing protein; this translates as MADRGEPAAWDVARPSRPSRVAGADMAGFRVPNLAAGGLRVVPHPAVMLVLEFGTGAPTVADGTGRHHRGSLVAGPGFGSGGGVRAWGEHVECVQVRLSPVLARRVLGVCPADLTGTAIPLDELWGGQVARLRERLGESPSWRDRFALIDALLARRCAARPPADPAVAWAWDQILTSGGRVRVDGLAAELGWSRKRLWSRFQAHLGMAPKHAAKLVRFDHAVHRMVAGHGAARVAADSGYCDQSHLHRDVRAFTGATPAAVVDEPFLTVDARAWPTGPPVRRGPEQRR
- a CDS encoding cold-shock protein; this encodes MATGTVKWFNAEKGFGFIAQDGGGPDVFAHYSAINATGFRELQEGQAVTFDVTQGQKGPQAENINVA
- a CDS encoding NAD(P)/FAD-dependent oxidoreductase — encoded protein: MDAAMDTYDVIVLGAGPVGENLADRAHAQGLSAVVVESELIGGECSYWACMPSKALLRPVLARADARRTPGLRQAVTGPLDAPAVLAHRDAFASHWKDDGQAQWLDSAGIDLVRGHGRLNGPRRVTVTEPDGRQRTLTARHAVAVCTGSRAALPDLPGLADARPWTSREATSAASVPGRLAVVGGGVVAVEMATAWRALGAEVTLLVRGQGLLPRMEPFAGELVAAALTEAGVDLRTGTSVTEVRRPDPTGPVTLTLSGDGANAGGTLEADEVLFATGRAPRTDDIGLETVGLTPGAWLDVDDTCQVRDVAGGWLYAVGDANHRALLTHQGKYQARVAGAVIAARAQGLPLLETDPWGAHAATADRAGAPQVVFTDPEVAAVGLTAAEAERAGRRVRVIDQDLGQVAGASLYVDGYRGQARIVVDLDRDHLIGATFAGPAVGELLHSATLAVVAEIPIDRLWHAVPAYPTISEVWLRLLEAYRG
- the rsgA gene encoding ribosome small subunit-dependent GTPase A — its product is MSSSSSRSSLSSSLLSTGSADSAGSSGSSAAHPLAPYGWDADWEAEFAPYAAQGLVPGRLVRVDRGQCDSVTPYGVVRADTEYVTPHDPLRVVCTGDWVALDPEGRDPRYVRTLLPRRTAFVRSTSSQRSEGQILAANVDHALIAVSLAVELDLGRVERFLALAWESGATPLVVLTKADLVDDAATLGHLVADCENTAPGVQVIAVSATTGDGLDILAASLAGGTAVLLGQSGAGKSTLANALVGDEAQEVQATRDMDGKGRHTTTTRNLLALPWGGVLIDTPGLRGVGLWDAEDGVARVFSEIEALAGECRFHDCAHQAEPHCAVLAAVEDGSLQQRRLDSYRKLLRENERIAARTDARMRAEMRREWKQRQALGRHMIERKRGVQRKP
- a CDS encoding ATP-binding protein, with the protein product MPSAVRVARETAELALAEWGISAAVRHPVTDPALLILSELVTNSVRHASALSAQITIMYGASRDTFAFGVHDRHPYQPPLYGAMTGGGSGLATVVQLTLELAGTAGVRQDADGGGKSIWVTLPL
- a CDS encoding metalloregulator ArsR/SmtB family transcription factor codes for the protein MSTPLYQLKAEFFKTLGHPVRIRVLELLSQREHAVAELLPEVGVGPAHLSQQLAVLRRANLVAPRREGSTVYYALTSPRVAELLATARTILTGVLANQAELLADLQAATGQAEPPP
- a CDS encoding YhjD/YihY/BrkB family envelope integrity protein, with the protein product MQPANETPSRPTGRLHRARALSQHVSKRKMAWLLLKDTVNSCMEYRVTGLAAEAAFFTLLSLPPLLLGLIGLLGYLDAWTNTETVATIRDNILDASGTVLSDKGVSDIARPLLDDVIEGGRPDVISLGFAIALWSGSRAVNVFVDTITIMYGLEGHRGIVKTRLLAFLLYLVALLVGAVALPLMVVGPDAVVQIFPRSADTVRVLYWPVVILLSVAFLTTLYHVSVPVRSPWREDIPGALIALTMWVLGSFLLRIYLTQTVEGPTIYGSLAAPVAVLLWIGVSAFAVLVGAAVNASLDRVWPSVATAAAREERERERRRAAARAYAEAAAMAGDGDGDGADAEPPSEFPERWAQFLPPEDVRSRLHAWRERTQEGDTARQRPTARPDEAAREAARPPRDPEHAPAPAPDPHYPPRPSYPPGPFPPSAYGSGEGPRPADAESRGPAPERGRPTGSVRGRHRAGP
- a CDS encoding GNAT family N-acetyltransferase, which translates into the protein MTTTVTTWYLEQTAPTDLSPASPPPPDAGVRITRAEVPSPEFSRFLYASVGGDIAWIDRLAWTYEQWRRALARPGVETWVAYEHGTPAGYVELAANAEGSAGSSGSAGSSDSSGSSASPGSVEIAYFGLLPAFRGRRIGGHLLSVGVQRAWDLGERWPDLPATRRVWLHTCSKDGEHALGNYQKRGFSVYRTTTDEEPEPVNPGPWPGAYTAPTSA
- a CDS encoding nitrite/sulfite reductase, which produces MAANSERPQSPAPGAPAAAPRRKAGRHRGEGQWAMGHFTPLNGNEQVKKDDNGLNVRTRIETIYSKTGFDTIDPADLRGRMRWWGLYTQRKPGIDGGKTAVLEPEELDDSYFMMRVRIDGGRLTTEQLRVIGEISQEFARGTADITDRQNIQFHWIRIEDVPEIWRRLEAVGLSSTEACGDTPRTILGSPVAGIAEDEIIDGSWAIDEIHRRYIGDPAYSNLPRKFKTAVSGSPLLDVVHEINDVAFVGVRHPEHGPGFDVWVGGGLSTNPKLGVRLGAWVPLEEVPDVFGGVISIFRDYGYRRLRNRARLKYLLADWGAEKFRQVLEDEYLKRKLTDGPGPEQPVERWRDHVGVHRQRDGRYYVGFAPRVGRVDGATLTKISELAQEHGSGRLRTTAEQKMIILDVASDRVDSLVAGLEALELQVNPSTFRRGTMACTGIEFCKLAIVETKARGAALIDELERRLPDFDEPLTININGCPNACARIQVADIGLKGQLVTDGDGNQVEGYQVHLGGALGLEAGFGRKVRGLKVTSAELPDYVERLLTRFQDQRTEGERFAQWVGRAAEGDLS